From a single Paramisgurnus dabryanus chromosome 17, PD_genome_1.1, whole genome shotgun sequence genomic region:
- the sptb gene encoding spectrin beta chain, erythrocytic isoform X1 codes for MATMTTDFDSAEITQQYSRINTRFELSDEELDNDNSSARLFERSRIKALADEREAVQKKTFTKWVNSILARVSCRISDLYLDLRDGRMLIKLLEVLSGERLPKPTKGRMRIHCLENVDKALQFLKEQRVHLENMGSHDIVDGNHRLILGLIWTIILRFQIQDIVVETGQADKTGRQETRSAKDALLLWCQMKTAGYPNVNITNFTTSWKDGMAFNALIHKHRPDLLDYSKLQKSNPTHNLQRAFNVAEQKLGVTKLLDPEDVFTENPDEKSIITYVVAFYHYFSKMKALAVEGKRVGKVLDQAIETEKMIEKYESLSSDLLTWIEQTIIVLNNRKLANSLTGVQQQLQAFNSYRTVEKPPKFQEKGNLEVLLFTIQSRMRANNQRVYTPKEGALVSDINRAWERLEKAEHNRERVLRDELIRQEKLEQMARRFDRKASMRETWLLENQRLVSQDNFGYDLPAVEAAKKKHDAIETDIAAYEERVQALVALSKELEEERYHDAKRIDVRKDNILRLWDYLQELLKARRGRLEKNLTLQRIFQEMLYIISWMDEMKGRLLSPDFGKHLLEVEDLLQKHSLVEADIAVQAERVRSANAAALKFANGDSYKPCDPQVIRDRVQHLDLCYQELCALAAQRKARLEQSRRLWNFFWEIGELESWIREKDHIFSSLDYGKDMTSVLVLLSKHSVFEDELDARRDNLKQVMDEGESMIQAKHLGSPKVQQRMDEVRRQWQQLEDLAAFRKQNLQDTQCFFQFQGDADDLKAWLVDAMRQMSSDDIGHDEYTTQRLLKKHRDLRDEAAKNGATIDALSKQANALPEELSNTPDIQGRLTDIRNMYIELLNLSDLRKKKLDDTMALYTIFSETDACELWMSQKETWLVGLETPEKLEDLEVVQNRLSILAQEMGNIQARVDDVNKATKQLEDSRHPQTKQVKDCQLRLNKRWEAFKAMVEDKKRKVDSALSLHNYDLDCDETQSWIKEKTRVIESTQDLGNDLAAVITIQRKLFGMERDLAAIQDKLDFLRGEAQKLIQDHPDNAFDILRRQSELNAAWDTLKHTLKEREDSLGEVSKLQTFLQDMDDFQAWLFKTQKAIASEDMPDGLPEAEQFLSLHDAVKDDMDGHEEDYHRVRDTGAAVIQGQEDDPQYQQLGQRLGGLDKGWDELHKMWDSRKNFLDQGLGFQQFMRDAKQAEAILNNQEYTLAHVDKPDTLDGAEKALKKHEDFVSTMNANEEKILSTLESGQRLVDSGNLYSGRVKDKMDSIEDRYNKNRDKATEISGKLNDNRDLQHFLQNTQDLTLWINEKMLTAQDTSYDEARNLHSKWQKHQAFMAELASNKNWLHNIDKEGQELMESKPEFEPIVTDRLAKLHELWDKLESTTQEKARLLFDANRSELFDQSLADLKKWLAELQLRLQGDVDEEVKDLTSANIQLKKHQITENQIRDRARELEELQEAVQQHGSVREDQPELEVEHQLLQSDFQKLFTPLAQRKSKLEAAKGVHQFFRDLADEILWVNERLPMAMSEDHGNNLQTVQLLLKKNQSLQKEIDGHQPRIDEVLERGRRMVAAAEGSPEAERMSEEMMKLQEVWAKLQDEMAKRRARLYGSNEAQQYYNDADEAEAWIGEQELYMIAEEKAKDEQSAMIMLKRHLLLKQTVDDYAYYIQQLADRAQKMLAEEHPDGEAIIRRQGQVDKQYAGLKELSEDRKKKLDHTYHHFLLSREVEDLEHWIAERDVVASSQEMGQDLDHVMILRDKFREFARETGTVGQERVDVVNRTIDEMIETGHSEAATMAEWKDGINESWGDLLELVDTRAQLLTASYDLLKYFYDGKELVAHIQEKKNELPDDLGEDFSKAESFHRMHAAFERDISSLGKQVKQFQETAARLHAQYAGDQANAIRDTEKEVVDAWKGLLDACEGRRKRLEETADKFRFFTLVRDLLAWMESIIQQIETQEKPRDVSSVELLMKYHQGIRAEIETRGPKFNQCIELGQALLERRHKDSAEIKEKLIQMTEKRNEMMLKWDDRWDWLRLLLEVCQFARDASVAEAWLIAQEPYVVSRDVGETVDEVEKLLKRHDAFEKSTATWEERFSALERLTTLELLKIREQQQEMQKYKQEVEKDSRKEDTGFAEDSSQLYTTEEPSMSGIGVIEPSSFGVDGTAGESTVPLVSETQESGSQELDPSTSIQVTKETEEASTLPTMTLEVQPALLEGTLARKHEMEGPNKKASNRSWYNLYCVLKPGQILAYKDAKSFSHDVPYHDKHQLSLTNASCEVLTNYKKKKHVFKLRLGDGSEYLFQCKDEDEVQIWTKAIEEAVQPMTEEPEAGPSGGVKAQTLPPPSSTTPEVPSTKKDKEKRFSLFTKKK; via the exons ATGGCGACTATGACCACAGACTTCGACAGTGCTGAAATCACTCAGCAGTACAGCCGCATCAACACCCGCTTCGAACTTTCTGACGAAGAACTGGACAATGACAACAGCTCAGCCAGACTCTTTGAGCGCTCGCGCATTAAAGCACTGGCAG ATGAACGAGAGGCTGTCCAGAAGAAGACCTTCACAAAATGGGTGAATTCGATTCTAGCCAGAGTCAGCTGCCGAATCTCAGATCTCTATCTGGACCTGCGGGATGGAAGAATGCTCATCAAACTACTGGAGGTTCTGTCAGGCGAGAGACTG CCCAAGCCAACCAAAGGCAGAATGAGGATTCACTGTCTGGAGAATGTGGACAAAGCTCTGCAGTTTCTAAAGGAACAGAGGGTTCACTTAGAGAACATGGGATCACATGATATAGTAGATGGGAATCACCGCCTTATTCTGGGCCTTATCTGGACCATCATCCTTCGCTTCCAG ATTCAAGACATTGTCGTAGAAACAGGACAAGCTGACAAGACAGGCAGGCAGGAGACCCGCTCAGCCAAAGATGCTCTGCTCCTCTGGTGTCAGATGAAGACGGCAGG GTACCCCAATGTTAACATTACCAACTTTACCACAAGCTGGAAGGACGGAATGGCTTTCAATGCTCTTATACACAAACACAG GCCAGATCTGTTGGACTACAGCAAACTACAGAAGTCCAACCCCACCCACAATCTTCAGCGGGCCTTTAATGTAGCTGAACAAAAGCTTGGGGTCACCAAGCTTCTTGATCCAGAGG ATGTTTTTACCGAGAACCCAGACGAGAAGTCCATAATCACATATGTTGTGGCATTTTACCACTACTTCTCCAAGATGAAAGCTTTGGCAGTCGAGGGCAAGCGAGTTGGAAAG GTGCTGGATCAGGCCATTGAAACAGAAAAGATGATTGAGAAGTATGAGTCGCTGTCTTCAGACCTGCTAACATGGATTGAGCAAACCATCATTGTGCTAAACAACCGCAAGCTGGCTAACTCTCTTACAGGCGTCCAACAGCAACTGCAAGCCTTTAACTCTTACCGTACTGTGGAAAAACCACCCAA ATTCCAGGAAAAAGGCAACTTGGAAGTACTCTTGTTCACCATCCAGAGTAGAATGAGGGCCAACAACCAGAGGGTCTACACACCGAAAGAGGGGGCACTGGTGTCTGATATCAATAGG GCATGGGAGCGGTTGGAGAAAGCAGAGCACAACCGTGAGCGAGTCCTAAGAGATGAACTGATCAGGCAGGAGAAGCTGGAGCAAATGGCTCGTCGCTTTGACAGGAAGGCATCCATGAGAGAGACCTGGCTTCTGGAGAATCAGAGACTAGTTTCTCAG GACAACTTTGGCTATGACTTACCAGCAGTGGAGGCAGCAAAGAAGAAACACGATGCCATTGAAACTGACATTGCTGCTTATGAAGAACGTGTCCAGGCTCTGGTGGCGCTCTCTAAAGAACTGGAAGAAGAGCGATACCATGATGCTAAGCGCATTGATGTAAGAAAAGACAACATACTGAGGCTGTGGGACTATCTGCAGGAGCTTCTGAAAGCTCGCAGAGGCCGTCTAGAGAAGAACCTCACGCTTCAGAGAATATTCCAGGAGATGCTTTACATTATTAGCTGGATGGATGAGATGAAG GGCCGGCTTTTGTCCCCTGACTTTGGGAAACACTTATTGGAGGTAGAAGACTTGTTGCAGAAACATTCATTGGTAGAGGCTGATATTGCGGTGCAGGCGGAAAGAGTACGATCGGCCAATGCAGCTGCCCTTAAATTTGCCAATGGGGACA GCTACAAACCATGTGACCCTCAAGTGATCCGTGACCGAGTACAACATTTGGACCTGTGCTACCAGGAGTTGTGTGCTCTGGCCGCCCAGAGGAAAGCCCGTCTTGAACAGTCGCGACGTCTTTGGAATTTTTTCTGGGAAATTGGAGAGCTAGAGAGCTGGATTCGGGAAAAGGACCACATCTTTTCTTCTCTCGACTATGGCAAGGACATGACCAGTGTGCTGGTCCTGCTTAGCAAACACAGTGTCTTCGAGGATGAGCTCGATGCCAGGCGCGACAATCTCAAGCAGGTGATGGATGAGGGTGAAAGTATGATCCAAGCCAAGCACTTGGGTTCCCCCAAAGTGCAACAGCGCATGGACGAAGTGCGGAGGCAGTGGCAACAGTTGGAGGACCTCGCTGCGTTCCGTAAACAGAATCTACAAGACACCCAATGCTTCTTCCAGTTTCAGGGTGATGCTGATGATCTTAAGGCCTGGCTGGTTGATGCTATGCGCCAGATGAGCAGTGACGACATTGGGCATGATGAATACACTACACAGCGACTGCTCAAGAAACATCGTGACTTGAGAGATGAGGCTGCTAAGAATGGAGCCACCATCGATGCTTTGTCTAAACAGGCCAATGCACTTCCCGAGGAGCTGAGCAACACACCGGATATTCAAGGCCGTCTGACGGATATCCGAAATATGTATATTGAGCTTCTGAACCTCTCAGACCTGAGGAAGAAGAAGCTGGATGACACCATGGCATTGTATACTATCTTTAGTGAGACAGATGCTTGTGAGCTCTGGATGAGCCAAAAAGAAACCTGGCTGGTTGGACTAGAGACACCCGAGAAGTTAGAAGATCTGGAAGTTGTACAGAACAG GTTAAGCATCCTTGCTCAAGAAATGGGTAATATCCAGGCTAGGGTTGATGATGTAAATAAAGCAACCAAACAACTTGAAGACAGCAGACATCCACAAACAAAACAAGTGAAAGACTGTCAACTTCGTCTTAATAAGAG GTGGGAAGCTTTTAAAGCAATGGTGGAAGATAAGAAGCGTAAAGTAGATTCAGCCCTCAGTCTACACAACTATGATCTTGATTGTGATGAGACACAGTCATGGATAAAGGAGAAGACTCGAGTCATCGAGTCTACGCAAGACCTTGGAAACGACCTGGCTGCAGTGATAACCATTCAGAGGAAGCTTTTTGGTATGGAGAGAGATCTTGCTGCCATCCAAGACAAGTTGGACTTTCTGCGTGGTGAGGCCCAGAAGCTTATCCAGGACCATCCAGACAATGCTTTTGATATCCTCCGTAGACAGTCAGAGCTAAACGCTGCCTGGGACACTTTAAAACACACACTGAAAGAACGTGAAGACTCTCTTGGGGAGGTCAGCAAGCTGCAAACCTTCCTACAGGATATGGATGATTTTCAGGCCTGGTTGTTCAAGACACAAAAAGCTATTGCATCCGAGGACATGCCCGATGGTTTACCAGAGGCTGAGCAGTTCCTGAGTCTTCATGATGCTGTAAAGGATGACATGGATGGCCATGAGGAAGATTACCATCGTGTAAGGGACACGGGAGCAGCGGTCATTCAGGGGCAAGAAGATGATCCTCAGTACCAGCAGCTTGGGCAGAGGCTGGGGGGTCTTGATAAGGGTTGGGATGAACTGCACAAGATGTGGGACAGCCGTAAGAACTTCCTAGATCAGGGGCTTGGCTTCCAACAGTTTATGAGGGATGCCAAACAAGCTGAGGCCATCTTAAATAACCAG GAATACACTCTAGCCCACGTAGACAAACCTGACACCCTAGATGGTGCAGAGAAGGCCCTGAAGAAGCATGAGGACTTTGTCAGCACCATGAATGCAAATGAGGAGAAGATATTAAGCACATTGGAGTCCGGTCAGAGGCTGGTGGATAGTGGAAACCTTTACTCGGGAAGGGTGAAAGACAAGATGGACTCTATTGAGGATAg GTACAACAAGAACAGAGACAAAGCCACAGAAATCTCAGGGAAACTCAACGACAACAGGGACCTTCAGCATTTCCTTCAAAACACCCAGGAT CTTACACTGTGGATAAATGAGAAGATGCTGACTGCACAGGATACATCATATGATGAGGCTCGTAACCTTCATAGCAAATGGCAAAAACACCAGGCCTTCATGGCAGAGTTAGCGTCTAACAAGAACTGGCTTCATAACATTGATAAG GAGGGACAGGAACTCATGGAGTCCAAGCCTGAGTTTGAGCCCATTGTTACGGACCGTCTTGCCAAACTTCATGAGCTGTGGGATAAGTTGGAGAGTACCACACAGGAGAAGGCTCGGTTACTGTTTGACGCAAACCGCTCTGAGCTGTTTGACCAGAGCCTGGCTGACCTGAAGAAGTGGTTAGCGGAATTGCAGCTGCGGCTCCAGGGTGATGTGGATGAAGAAGTTAAAGACCTTACCAGTGCCAATATTCAACTGAAGAAACATCAG ATCACAGAGAATCAAATTCGGGATCGTGCACGTGAACTAGAGGAACTCCAGGAAGCTGTACAGCAGCATGGGTCTGTTAGAGAGGACCAGCCTGAACTTGAAGTTGAGCATCAACTTCTCCAGAGTGACTTCCAGAAACTTTTCACACCTCTCGCCCAACGCAAAAGCAAGTTGGAGGCTGCTAAGGGAGTCCACCAGTTTTTCCGAGATCTTGCAGATGAGATA CTCTGGGTGAatgagaggttaccaatggcaaTGTCTGAAGACCATGGGAATAATCTTCAGACTGTTCAGCTTCTACTCAAAAAGAACCAG TCCCTACAAAAAGAGATTGACGGCCACCAGCCACGTATTGATGAGGTGTTAGAGCGTGGACGGCGAATGGTGGCAGCAGCAGAGGGTAGTCCAGAGGCAGAGCGCATGTCAGAAGAGATGATGAAACTTCAAGAGGTTTGGGCCAAGCTGCAAGATGAGATGGCCAAACGGAGAGCACGACTCTACGGCTCCAATGAGGCCCAACAGTACTACAACGATGCAGATGAGGCTGAGGCCTGGATCGGAGAACAAGAACTTTACATGATTGCTGAGGAGAAAGCCAAG GATGAGCAGAGTGCTATGATCATGCTAAAGCGACACCTGCTCCTAAAGCAGACTGTAGACGACTATGCATACTACATCCAGCAGTTGGCAGACCGCGCACAGAAGATGCTAGCTGAAGAGCACCCTGATGG TGAGGCCATCATTCGAAGGCAAGGACAGGTTGATAAGCAGTATGCAGGGCTGAAGGAGCTATCAGAGGACCGCAAAAAGAAGCTGGATCACACGTACCATCATTTCCTGCTGAGCCGTGAAGTGGAGGATCTTGAACACTGGATCGCAGAACGTGATGTTGTGGCCTCTTCACAAGAAATGGGCCAAGACCTTGACCACGTGATG atCCTGCGAGACAAGTTTCGGGAATTTGCACGGGAGACGGGGACAGTGGGTCAAGAACGTGTAGATgttgtgaatcggaccatagacGAGATGATCGAAACCGGCCACAGTGAAGCGGCCACTATGGCGGAATGGAAGGATGGAATCAATGAGAGTTGGGGAGATCTGTTGGAGCTCGTCGACACCCGTGCCCAGCTCCTCACAGCTTCCTATGACCTGCTGAA GTATTTTTATGATGGGAAGGAGCTGGTTGCTCACATCCAGGAAAAGAAGAATGAGCTTCCTGATGACCTGGGAGAGGACTTTAGCAAAGCGGAGTCTTTCCACCGCATGCATGCTGCATTTGAGAGGGACATCAGCTCCCTGGGAAAACAG GTTAAACAATTTCAGGAGACCGCAGCTCGGCTACATGCCCAGTATGCAGGAGATCAGGCTAATGCCATTCGGGACACTGAAAAAGAGGTGGTGGATGCCTGGAAGGGACTTCTGGATGCGTGCGAGGGCAGGAGAAAGCGTCTGGAAGAAACAGCAGACAAATTTCGCTTCTTCACCTTGGTCAGAGACCTGCTGGCTTGGATGGAAAGCATCATTCAACAGATAGAGACCCAGGAAAAACCAAG AGATGTATCCTCTGTGGAGCTTCTGATGAAATATCACCAAGGGATCCGTGCTGAAATTGAGACCCGTGGGCCAAAATTTAATCAATGTATCGAGCTTGGCCAGGCCCTCTTGGAACGCAGGCACAAGGACTCAGCAGAG ATCAAGGAGAAGCTGATACAAATGACAGAGAAGAGAAACGAGATGATGCTCAAGTGGGATGACAGATGGGATTGGCTTAGACTTT TGTTGGAGGTATGTCAGTTTGCCCGGGATGCGTCTGTGGCGGAGGCCTGGCTGATAGCTCAGGAACCATACGTGGTTAGTAGGGATGTGGGCGAGACGGTGGATGAGGTTGAAAAACTGCTTAAGAGGCATGATGCCTTTGAGAAATCCACAGCTACGTGGGAGGAGCGTTTCTCAGCATTGGAACGTCTTACAACC TTGGAGCTGTTGAAAATTCGAGAGCAACAACAGGAAatgcaaaaatacaaacaagaggTGGAGAAAGATAGCAG AAAAGAAGACACAGGATTTGCTGAGGACTCTTCACAACTCTACACTACAGAAGAACCATCTATG TCTGGAATTGGAGTAATAGAGCCTAGTTCCTTTGGAGTTGATGGCACAGCAGGGGAATCTACTGTACCACTGGTGTCAGAGACACAAGAAAGTGGCTCGCAAGAACTAGACCCTTCTACATCCATACAGGTCACCAAAGAAACAGAAGAGGCTTCCACACTTCCCACTATGACCTTAGAAGTTCAGCCAGCCCTGTTGGAGGGAACTTTAGCCCGCAAACATGAGATGGAGGGACCCAATAAAAAAGCATCCAACAG GTCTTGGTACAACCTTTACTGTGTGCTCAAACCTGGACAAATCTTAGCCTACAAGGATGCTAAGAGCTTTAGCCATGATGTTCCCTACCACGATAAGCATCAGTTGAGCCTCACTA